A portion of the Krasilnikovia cinnamomea genome contains these proteins:
- a CDS encoding alkaline phosphatase PhoX, protein MSSAFPRRSVLRAGMAGGLGIAIGGSLEAIAGPVEAQAACRPAVGYGPLVPDPKGLLALPRGFRYQVVAHAGETLLETGQPTPSDADGTACFRSRTGWVLVNNHEINGTEPYRVPALPGLTYDPGAGGGTTNIEVDRHGARLREYVSLAGTHNNCAGGITPWNTWLTCEETEQRAGGVFQKDHGYVFEVDPVDKEANRDPVPLAFLGRYAHEAVAVDPRTRQIYLTEDANAPLGLYFRWTPPRRFRGGKGALRELALSPGGDTAGTLEAMRCTRDGGHVADLSEATEPGTRFDVTWVDVPDRLAKTVSVRKQFTDDQVTRSRKLEGQWQGDGGIYFVASYARKDDGSRNEHDGQVWFYDPRRATITLKTIFGVNRDPAQEGNFDGPDNITVSPLGGLMMAEDGEGLSHLVGLTERGEAYAMARNELNDSEFAGPTFSQNADILFANIQAPGLVFAITGPWGRGH, encoded by the coding sequence ATGTCCAGCGCGTTCCCCCGGCGCAGCGTGCTGCGCGCCGGTATGGCCGGTGGCCTCGGCATCGCGATCGGTGGCAGCCTCGAGGCGATCGCCGGTCCCGTCGAGGCCCAGGCCGCCTGCCGCCCCGCGGTCGGTTACGGCCCGCTCGTCCCCGACCCCAAGGGACTGCTCGCGCTCCCCCGGGGCTTCCGCTACCAGGTCGTCGCGCACGCCGGTGAGACGCTGCTCGAGACCGGGCAGCCCACCCCCAGCGACGCCGACGGCACGGCCTGCTTCCGCTCCCGCACCGGCTGGGTACTCGTCAACAACCACGAGATCAACGGCACCGAGCCGTACCGGGTGCCCGCCCTGCCGGGCCTCACCTACGACCCCGGCGCCGGGGGCGGCACCACCAACATCGAGGTGGACCGGCACGGCGCCCGGCTGCGCGAGTACGTGAGCCTGGCCGGCACGCACAACAACTGCGCGGGCGGCATCACCCCGTGGAACACGTGGCTGACCTGCGAGGAGACCGAGCAGCGCGCGGGCGGGGTGTTCCAGAAGGACCACGGGTACGTGTTCGAGGTCGACCCGGTCGACAAGGAGGCGAACCGGGACCCGGTGCCGCTGGCCTTCCTCGGCCGGTACGCCCACGAGGCCGTCGCCGTGGACCCGCGTACCCGCCAGATCTACCTGACCGAGGACGCCAACGCGCCGCTCGGCCTGTACTTCCGGTGGACCCCGCCGCGCCGCTTCCGGGGCGGCAAGGGCGCGCTGCGGGAGCTGGCGCTCAGCCCCGGCGGCGACACCGCGGGCACCCTGGAGGCGATGCGCTGCACCCGGGACGGCGGGCACGTCGCCGACCTGTCCGAGGCCACCGAGCCCGGCACCCGCTTCGACGTCACCTGGGTCGACGTGCCGGACCGCCTCGCGAAGACGGTGTCGGTGCGCAAGCAGTTCACCGACGACCAGGTCACCCGCAGCCGCAAGCTGGAAGGCCAGTGGCAGGGCGACGGCGGCATCTACTTCGTCGCCTCGTACGCCCGCAAGGACGACGGCAGCCGCAACGAGCACGACGGCCAGGTGTGGTTCTACGACCCGAGGCGCGCCACGATCACCCTCAAGACCATCTTCGGGGTCAACCGGGACCCGGCGCAGGAGGGCAACTTCGACGGCCCGGACAACATCACGGTCTCGCCGCTGGGCGGGCTGATGATGGCCGAGGACGGCGAGGGCCTGAGCCACCTCGTCGGCCTCACCGAGCGCGGCGAGGCGTACGCGATGGCCCGCAACGAGCTGAACGACAGCGAGTTCGCCGGGCCGACGTTCAGTCAGAACGCGGACATCCTGTTCGCCAACATCCAGGCGCCCGGACTGGTCTTCGCGATCACCGGGCCGTGGGGCCGCGGCCACTGA
- the tkt gene encoding transketolase, whose amino-acid sequence MTATSTDLDQLSINAIRALAMDAVQAANSGHPGTPMALAPVAYTLWQRFLRYDPELPIWANRDRFVLSAGHASTLLYSLLHLSGVKAVNADYETIGEPAVSLDDLRNFRQLESKCPGHPEYRWTSGVETTTGPLGTGIATSVGMAMAERWLAARYNRPGFGLFDYDVYALCGDGDMMEGIGQEAASLAGHLRLANLCWIYDNNRITIEGDTGLAFSDDVATRFIGYGWNVTRVGDANDLAMLDRAFTVFRRENDRPTLIIVDSHIGYGAPTKQGTAAAHGEPLGVDEVRAAKEFFGWPTEPTFHVPAEVYTHFANGSGARAGELRHKWEAEFAAYAQQFPDLADELNRMQKRTLPAGWDADIPTFEADPKGLATRESNGRVLNAVAGRVPWLVGGSADLAPSTKTLMKGQGSFEPGAYDGRNLHFGVREHAAAAVANGLALSKLRAYQAGFLIFHDFQRGAVRLSALMELPVIHVYTHDSIGVGEDGPTHQPVEHLASLRAMPGMIDLRPADANEVAEAWRFLMPLRHEPVALVLSRQALPTLDRSKYAPASGLARGAYVLADPPGGDPEVILVATGSEVSLAVAAFEELTGEGVRCRVVSLPSWELFARQPKEYQEQVLPPAVTARVAIEQASAFGWERYVGTEGAIVAMSTFGESAPLKALLTRFGFTPEAVAQKAREQIARHRGTDASVSAPDHG is encoded by the coding sequence ATGACGGCGACCTCGACGGACCTCGACCAACTGTCGATCAACGCGATCCGTGCGCTCGCGATGGACGCGGTGCAGGCCGCGAACTCCGGGCACCCCGGCACTCCGATGGCGCTGGCGCCGGTGGCGTACACGTTGTGGCAGCGGTTCCTGCGCTACGACCCGGAGCTGCCGATCTGGGCCAACCGGGACCGGTTCGTGCTCTCCGCCGGACACGCCTCCACGCTGCTGTACTCGCTGCTGCACCTGTCCGGCGTCAAGGCGGTCAACGCCGACTACGAGACCATCGGGGAACCCGCCGTCTCCCTCGACGACCTGCGCAACTTCCGGCAGCTCGAGTCGAAATGCCCGGGTCACCCCGAGTACCGGTGGACCTCCGGGGTCGAGACCACCACCGGCCCGCTGGGCACCGGCATCGCCACCAGCGTCGGCATGGCGATGGCCGAGCGCTGGCTGGCCGCCCGGTACAACCGGCCCGGCTTCGGCCTGTTCGACTATGACGTGTACGCCCTGTGCGGCGACGGCGACATGATGGAGGGCATCGGCCAGGAGGCGGCCAGCCTCGCCGGTCACCTGCGGCTGGCCAACCTCTGCTGGATCTACGACAACAACCGGATCACCATCGAGGGCGATACCGGCCTGGCGTTCAGCGACGACGTGGCGACCCGCTTCATCGGGTACGGGTGGAACGTCACCCGCGTCGGCGACGCCAACGACCTGGCGATGCTGGACCGGGCGTTCACGGTGTTCCGGCGGGAGAACGACCGGCCCACCCTGATCATCGTCGACAGCCACATCGGGTACGGCGCCCCCACCAAGCAGGGCACCGCGGCGGCGCACGGCGAACCGCTCGGCGTCGACGAGGTACGGGCGGCCAAGGAGTTCTTCGGCTGGCCCACCGAGCCGACGTTCCACGTGCCCGCGGAGGTCTACACCCACTTCGCGAACGGCTCCGGTGCGCGCGCCGGCGAACTGCGGCACAAGTGGGAGGCCGAGTTCGCCGCGTACGCCCAGCAGTTCCCCGACCTGGCCGACGAGCTCAACCGCATGCAGAAGCGCACCCTGCCCGCCGGCTGGGACGCCGACATCCCGACCTTCGAGGCGGACCCGAAGGGCCTGGCCACCCGCGAGTCCAACGGGCGGGTGCTCAACGCGGTCGCGGGCCGGGTCCCATGGCTGGTCGGCGGCTCAGCCGACCTGGCCCCGTCCACCAAGACGCTGATGAAAGGCCAAGGGTCCTTCGAGCCCGGCGCCTACGACGGGCGCAACCTGCACTTCGGGGTCCGCGAACACGCCGCGGCCGCGGTCGCCAACGGGCTGGCGCTGTCGAAGCTGCGCGCGTACCAGGCCGGGTTCCTGATCTTCCACGACTTCCAGCGCGGCGCGGTCCGGCTCTCCGCGCTGATGGAACTGCCGGTGATCCACGTCTACACCCACGACTCGATCGGGGTCGGCGAGGACGGGCCCACCCACCAGCCGGTCGAGCACCTCGCCTCGCTGCGGGCCATGCCGGGCATGATCGACCTGCGCCCGGCGGACGCCAACGAGGTCGCCGAGGCGTGGCGGTTCCTCATGCCGCTGCGGCACGAACCGGTGGCGCTGGTGCTGTCCCGTCAGGCGCTGCCCACCCTCGACCGGTCGAAGTACGCGCCCGCGTCCGGCCTGGCCCGCGGCGCGTACGTGCTGGCCGACCCGCCCGGCGGCGACCCCGAGGTCATCCTCGTCGCCACCGGCAGCGAGGTGTCGCTCGCGGTCGCCGCGTTCGAGGAACTGACCGGCGAGGGGGTCCGCTGCCGGGTGGTGAGCCTGCCGTCGTGGGAGCTGTTCGCCCGCCAGCCGAAGGAGTACCAGGAGCAGGTGCTGCCGCCCGCCGTGACCGCGCGGGTGGCGATCGAGCAGGCGTCCGCGTTCGGCTGGGAACGGTACGTCGGCACCGAGGGCGCCATCGTGGCCATGTCCACGTTCGGCGAATCCGCGCCGCTGAAGGCTCTGCTGACCCGGTTCGGCTTCACCCCCGAGGCGGTGGCGCAGAAGGCACGGGAGCAGATCGCCCGGCACCGCGGCACCGACGCCTCGGTCAGCGCCCCGGACCACGGCTGA
- a CDS encoding zinc metalloprotease has translation MHTSWTQRLALLTGGAAMVVASGAASVVPAASALAASPAVQACAEEAPTEARLARGSSAKDPELYGSTDAKMYEGMKNSKRLPNGSVTVPTVFHMLSDHAFSAAEKARWQKMIAAQMVVLNDSYSGKTAKDASDTPFRFKLTGTTWTVNSAWYNIEPGKPEKAMKKALKVGDARTLNVYAANIADGVLGWSYFPKKVTTNGRDFMDGVVMIGETMPGGNLGDYSEGDTLTHETGHWLALEHTFENGCKKKGDHVDDTPAEAVAQYNCPDGADTCSAPGLDPIHNFMDYTQDSCMNMFTPGQAKRMSDAWVAFRANG, from the coding sequence ATGCACACGAGTTGGACTCAGCGGCTGGCGCTGCTGACCGGTGGGGCCGCGATGGTCGTCGCGTCCGGTGCGGCGTCCGTCGTCCCTGCCGCCTCGGCCCTGGCGGCCTCCCCCGCCGTCCAGGCGTGTGCCGAGGAGGCGCCCACCGAGGCCCGCCTGGCCCGTGGCAGCAGCGCCAAGGACCCCGAGCTGTATGGCAGCACCGACGCCAAGATGTACGAGGGCATGAAGAACTCCAAGCGCCTGCCGAACGGCAGCGTCACCGTCCCCACGGTCTTCCACATGCTCTCCGACCACGCGTTCAGCGCGGCGGAGAAGGCGCGGTGGCAGAAGATGATCGCGGCGCAGATGGTGGTGCTGAACGACTCGTACTCGGGTAAGACCGCCAAGGACGCGTCGGACACGCCGTTCCGGTTCAAGCTCACCGGTACGACGTGGACGGTCAACAGCGCCTGGTACAACATCGAGCCGGGCAAGCCGGAGAAGGCGATGAAGAAGGCGCTGAAGGTAGGCGACGCCCGCACCCTGAACGTGTACGCGGCCAACATCGCCGACGGCGTACTCGGCTGGTCGTACTTCCCCAAGAAGGTCACCACGAACGGCCGCGACTTCATGGACGGCGTGGTGATGATCGGCGAGACGATGCCGGGCGGCAACCTCGGTGACTACTCCGAGGGTGACACCCTGACCCACGAGACCGGGCACTGGCTGGCGCTGGAGCACACCTTCGAGAACGGCTGCAAGAAGAAGGGCGACCACGTCGACGACACGCCCGCCGAGGCGGTCGCGCAGTACAACTGCCCCGACGGTGCCGACACCTGCTCCGCGCCCGGGCTGGACCCGATCCACAACTTCATGGACTACACGCAGGACTCCTGCATGAACATGTTCACCCCCGGTCAGGCCAAGCGGATGAGCGACGCCTGGGTCGCGTTCCGCGCCAACGGCTGA
- a CDS encoding tetratricopeptide repeat-containing diguanylate cyclase, translating to MDVSATHRPRTAPSPDDSAARIAANLSAQLDELEKHGGYDVDDTLPRVVALEEAATAAGAERVRWQARLLRADLLDRRSDLADAVKLMWQAQAWAADNDCRPLLARAHMLLARTHLTMGDLSANLDHMLQAVDALDEGTGPAQHISYLVKLADAFADTGSMSEARKRYEQAERAAIGVDDISCRTMALNNYAYKECTLGDARRAQAVLERLREVSVASGWELDSSELDTFAHVRLRLGDYDAAEQMARQALARYATEKAESDAEAELLQTLATAQRCRGDLAAAQATLDESRRLCETHGLRLLAVRALQEQSELYAAARDFERAYATLHEYHLAEKDLRCEQREAQARNRQAVLEVQEARRQAETFRQQARHDPLTGLKNRRSVDERLPALLAQAQTDGTDVAVALLDLDHFKRVNDLRSHGTGDRVLVTVAELLENIPTGPSGFVARLGGEEFLVAITGTDLAGAAFRLEDLRRAVADHPWAQITGGLPVTVSVGVTAATAACTPATVLARADEALYTAKGEGRNRVCVGPSGPTLSQL from the coding sequence ATGGACGTGTCGGCGACACACCGGCCACGCACCGCGCCCAGCCCCGACGACAGCGCCGCGCGCATCGCCGCGAACCTGTCCGCGCAGCTCGACGAGCTGGAGAAGCACGGCGGGTATGACGTCGACGACACCCTGCCCAGGGTCGTGGCGCTGGAGGAGGCGGCCACGGCGGCCGGGGCCGAGCGGGTGCGGTGGCAGGCCCGGCTGCTGCGCGCCGACCTGCTCGACCGCCGCAGTGACCTGGCCGACGCGGTGAAGCTGATGTGGCAGGCCCAGGCGTGGGCCGCCGACAACGACTGCCGGCCGCTGCTGGCGCGGGCGCACATGCTGCTGGCCCGCACCCATCTGACGATGGGTGACCTGAGCGCCAACCTCGATCACATGCTGCAGGCCGTGGACGCCCTCGACGAGGGGACCGGGCCGGCGCAGCACATCTCGTACCTGGTCAAGCTGGCCGACGCGTTCGCGGACACCGGCTCGATGTCCGAGGCCCGGAAACGGTACGAGCAGGCCGAGCGGGCGGCGATCGGCGTGGACGACATCAGCTGCCGCACCATGGCGTTGAACAACTACGCGTACAAGGAATGCACGCTCGGCGATGCCCGGCGCGCCCAGGCGGTGCTGGAACGGCTGCGCGAGGTGAGCGTGGCGTCCGGGTGGGAACTGGACTCCTCGGAGCTCGACACGTTCGCGCACGTGCGGCTGCGCCTCGGCGACTACGACGCGGCCGAGCAGATGGCCCGGCAGGCCCTCGCCCGGTACGCGACGGAGAAGGCGGAGTCCGACGCCGAGGCGGAGCTCCTGCAGACCCTCGCCACGGCCCAGCGGTGCCGTGGCGACCTGGCCGCCGCGCAGGCCACCCTCGACGAGAGCCGGCGGCTGTGCGAGACGCACGGGCTCCGCCTGCTGGCGGTGCGCGCACTGCAGGAACAGAGCGAGCTGTACGCCGCGGCCCGCGACTTCGAGCGCGCCTACGCGACGCTGCACGAGTACCACCTCGCGGAGAAGGACCTGCGCTGCGAGCAGCGGGAGGCGCAGGCGCGCAACCGGCAGGCCGTCCTCGAGGTGCAGGAGGCCCGGCGGCAGGCCGAGACGTTCCGGCAGCAGGCCCGCCACGACCCGTTGACCGGGTTGAAGAACCGGCGTTCGGTCGATGAGCGGTTGCCCGCGCTGCTGGCGCAGGCCCAGACCGACGGCACGGACGTGGCGGTGGCCCTGCTGGACCTCGACCACTTCAAGCGGGTCAACGATCTGCGCTCGCACGGCACCGGCGACCGGGTACTGGTCACGGTCGCCGAGCTGCTGGAGAACATCCCCACCGGGCCGTCGGGGTTCGTCGCCCGGCTCGGCGGCGAGGAGTTCCTGGTCGCCATCACCGGTACCGACCTGGCGGGCGCCGCGTTCCGGCTGGAGGATCTGCGCCGGGCGGTCGCCGACCACCCGTGGGCGCAGATCACCGGCGGGCTGCCGGTGACGGTGAGCGTCGGCGTCACGGCCGCCACCGCGGCGTGTACGCCGGCGACGGTGCTGGCGCGCGCGGACGAGGCGCTCTACACGGCCAAGGGCGAGGGCCGCAACCGGGTCTGCGTCGGCCCGAGCGGACCGACCTTGAGCCAGCTTTGA
- the ahcY gene encoding adenosylhomocysteinase, with protein MSAKLQEINGVQFAVADLSLAAFGRHQMRLAEHEMPGLMSIREEFKAAQPLRGARIAGSLHMTIQTAVLIETLVALGAQVRWVSCNIFSTQDEAAAAVVVGPEGTVEAPSGTPVFAWKGETLEEYWWCTEQLFDFGNGLGPNMILDDGGDATLLVHKGVEFEAAGAVPATTAEDNHEYTIILDTLRRSLASDPQRFTKIAGEIKGVTEETTTGVARLYKFAKTGELLFPAINVNDSVTKSKFDNKYGIRHSLVDGLNRATDVMLGGKLAVVCGYGDVGKGSAETLRGQGARVVVTEIDPICALQAAMDGMQVARLEDVVSEADIFITTTGGTEIITVEHMAAMKHNAIVGNVGHFDDEIDMAGLAKVPGIEKVEVKPQVHEWRFPDGHAVIVLSEGRLMNLGNATGHPSFVMSNSFTNQVIAQIELWTKPGEYDKQVYVLPKHLDEKVARLHLDALGVRLTTLTKKQAEYLGVDVEGPYKPEHYRY; from the coding sequence ATGAGCGCCAAGCTGCAAGAGATCAACGGGGTCCAGTTCGCGGTGGCCGACCTGTCGCTGGCCGCCTTCGGCCGGCACCAGATGCGCCTCGCCGAGCACGAGATGCCCGGCCTCATGTCCATCCGCGAGGAGTTCAAGGCCGCGCAGCCGCTTCGTGGCGCGCGGATCGCCGGCTCGCTGCACATGACCATCCAGACCGCCGTGCTGATCGAGACGCTGGTCGCGCTCGGCGCGCAGGTGCGCTGGGTGTCCTGCAACATCTTCTCGACCCAGGACGAGGCAGCCGCGGCCGTCGTCGTCGGCCCCGAGGGCACGGTCGAGGCCCCCTCCGGCACCCCGGTCTTCGCCTGGAAGGGCGAGACGCTGGAGGAGTACTGGTGGTGCACCGAGCAGCTCTTCGACTTCGGTAACGGCCTCGGCCCGAACATGATCCTCGACGACGGCGGCGACGCCACCCTGCTCGTACACAAGGGCGTCGAGTTCGAGGCGGCCGGGGCGGTCCCCGCCACCACGGCCGAGGACAACCACGAGTACACGATCATCCTCGACACGCTGCGCCGCAGCCTGGCCTCCGACCCGCAGCGGTTCACCAAGATCGCCGGCGAGATCAAGGGCGTCACCGAGGAGACCACCACCGGCGTGGCCCGGCTCTACAAGTTCGCCAAGACCGGGGAGCTGCTCTTCCCGGCGATCAACGTCAACGACTCGGTCACCAAGAGCAAGTTCGACAACAAGTACGGCATCCGCCACTCGCTCGTCGACGGCCTGAACCGGGCCACCGATGTCATGCTCGGCGGCAAGCTCGCCGTGGTGTGCGGCTACGGCGACGTCGGCAAGGGCTCGGCCGAGACGCTGCGCGGCCAGGGTGCCCGCGTCGTGGTCACCGAGATCGACCCGATCTGCGCGCTGCAGGCGGCGATGGACGGCATGCAGGTCGCCCGCCTGGAGGACGTGGTCTCCGAGGCCGACATCTTCATCACCACCACCGGCGGCACCGAGATCATCACGGTCGAGCACATGGCCGCGATGAAGCACAACGCCATCGTCGGCAACGTCGGCCACTTCGACGACGAGATCGACATGGCCGGCCTCGCCAAGGTGCCGGGCATCGAGAAGGTCGAGGTCAAGCCGCAGGTCCACGAGTGGCGCTTCCCGGACGGGCACGCGGTCATCGTGCTCTCCGAGGGCCGCCTGATGAACCTGGGCAACGCCACGGGCCACCCGAGCTTCGTGATGTCGAACTCGTTCACCAACCAGGTGATCGCGCAGATCGAGCTGTGGACCAAGCCCGGCGAGTACGACAAGCAGGTCTACGTGCTGCCGAAGCACCTGGACGAGAAGGTCGCGCGGCTGCACCTGGACGCGCTCGGCGTCCGGCTGACCACGCTGACCAAGAAGCAGGCGGAGTACCTGGGCGTGGACGTCGAGGGCCCGTACAAGCCGGAGCACTACCGGTACTGA
- a CDS encoding alpha/beta hydrolase, giving the protein MPPHPQARAATAVQPGAALTRESLPAARRSMVDAAAVEVGDIAPAAIERDVDADGVPCRLYHPGSALAPVLVYLHGGGWVMGGFETHHGICRRLATLSGCAVLAVDYRLAPEHPHPAALQDAERAVRWLYDGGAETLGVSTERVGVAGDSAGGHLATVVARRARDHGRPYACQVLVYPVIDPDMNYADAGDDDLGADEMRFYWDAYVPGDRSGPDVSPLRAELAGLPPTLILTAGNDVLRDEAERYADRLTEAGVPTVAVRYLGVGHGFFRKMAMFDAAEPALHQVATTLRTALAPR; this is encoded by the coding sequence ATGCCTCCGCACCCCCAGGCCCGCGCGGCCACCGCAGTTCAGCCCGGCGCGGCGTTGACCCGCGAGAGCCTTCCAGCGGCGCGGCGGAGCATGGTGGACGCCGCCGCCGTGGAGGTGGGTGACATCGCACCGGCGGCGATTGAGCGTGACGTCGACGCGGACGGCGTACCGTGTCGCCTCTACCATCCCGGCAGCGCGCTGGCGCCGGTGCTCGTGTATCTGCACGGCGGCGGCTGGGTGATGGGTGGTTTCGAGACCCACCACGGAATCTGCCGTCGGCTGGCCACGCTGTCCGGCTGTGCGGTACTGGCGGTCGACTACCGGCTCGCGCCGGAACACCCGCATCCCGCCGCCCTGCAGGACGCCGAGCGGGCCGTCCGCTGGCTGTACGACGGCGGCGCCGAGACGCTGGGTGTGAGCACCGAACGCGTCGGGGTGGCCGGTGACTCGGCCGGCGGGCACCTGGCCACGGTCGTCGCCCGCCGGGCCCGCGACCACGGCCGCCCGTACGCGTGTCAGGTGCTGGTGTATCCGGTCATCGACCCGGACATGAACTACGCGGACGCGGGCGACGACGACCTCGGCGCCGACGAGATGCGCTTCTACTGGGACGCGTACGTGCCGGGCGACCGAAGTGGCCCCGATGTGTCACCGCTGCGGGCGGAGCTGGCCGGGCTGCCGCCCACCCTGATCCTCACGGCCGGCAACGACGTGCTGCGCGACGAGGCGGAACGGTACGCGGACCGTCTCACCGAGGCGGGTGTCCCGACGGTCGCGGTGCGCTATCTCGGCGTGGGGCACGGCTTCTTCCGCAAGATGGCCATGTTCGACGCCGCGGAGCCCGCGCTGCACCAGGTGGCCACCACACTGCGGACGGCCCTGGCGCCGCGGTAG
- a CDS encoding glycoside hydrolase family 5 protein codes for MGQLTVRSLVIPAIVAALAPWTPAAVPGPGGGPPVAPHAAGVTQAWTPPLSTRGRYIVDATGQRFKLRSGNWHGASGTWNGSGDATDNANHHAGENSGRIPLGLDRAPIARIVEGFQQIGVNSVRLPFSNEMVHDQQPVTDAAVAANPQWRGLTPLRVYDAVVAALTGAGIAVILNNHTNTTRWCCGVDGNERWNASQAASAWEDDWLFMARRYRDNPRVVGADLYNEVRRSVWDDPNWGLGDAHDWFAASQRTGDRILREANPDLLIIVEGINWTGIPVDGFPHGRPTLTPVRSLSHTLVVSGKLVYSAHFYDYTGPNHTGATGIGETSDPRYRDLSRDQLYDVLYQQASYVAAETDRHFTAPVWISEFGADGNSSAPQITRDWFTNFVDHLIRTDADFAYWPLVGWLENRGNNGWGLLFWDPSGRRADVFSGGDWRADAWARLVGSAGRTGPVDAVPRWSMLSPDHGDFIQSLRMRARPDWDSGARKAACPDGQRLIGLAHTGNRGLCTDVTAADLWAPSGAYTVVTDERYVQPGNDWASGYTKLQCPAGSFLIGYAVRGAAVSSALCAASGAALGTAGRTVWFDRGDNRPAGGAGGDFAYGRYKGQCGGQEYAAGIAYTGRFGSSRTPDALYCRSLR; via the coding sequence ATGGGTCAGTTGACTGTCCGGTCATTGGTGATTCCCGCGATTGTCGCCGCGCTCGCGCCCTGGACACCCGCCGCGGTGCCCGGTCCGGGCGGGGGGCCACCGGTGGCGCCGCACGCCGCCGGGGTCACGCAGGCGTGGACGCCGCCGCTGAGCACCCGGGGCCGGTACATCGTGGACGCCACCGGGCAGCGTTTCAAGCTGCGTTCGGGCAACTGGCACGGCGCGAGCGGCACGTGGAACGGCTCGGGCGACGCGACCGACAACGCCAACCATCACGCGGGCGAGAACTCCGGGCGCATCCCGCTGGGATTGGATCGGGCCCCGATCGCCCGGATCGTCGAGGGTTTCCAGCAGATCGGCGTCAACAGCGTACGGCTCCCGTTCTCCAACGAGATGGTGCACGACCAGCAGCCGGTGACCGACGCGGCGGTGGCCGCGAATCCGCAATGGCGCGGCCTGACGCCACTGCGGGTGTACGACGCGGTGGTCGCGGCGCTGACCGGCGCGGGCATCGCGGTGATTCTGAACAACCACACCAACACGACCCGCTGGTGTTGCGGCGTCGACGGCAACGAACGGTGGAACGCGAGCCAGGCGGCGTCGGCGTGGGAGGACGACTGGCTGTTCATGGCCCGCCGCTACCGCGACAACCCGAGAGTCGTCGGTGCCGACCTCTACAACGAGGTACGGCGTTCCGTGTGGGACGACCCGAACTGGGGGCTGGGCGACGCCCACGACTGGTTCGCCGCGTCGCAGCGAACGGGTGACCGGATCCTGCGCGAGGCCAATCCCGATCTGCTGATCATCGTCGAGGGCATCAACTGGACCGGCATCCCCGTCGACGGTTTCCCGCACGGGCGCCCCACCCTGACGCCGGTGCGTTCGCTGTCGCACACCCTGGTGGTGTCCGGGAAACTGGTCTACTCGGCCCACTTCTACGACTACACCGGGCCGAACCACACCGGGGCGACCGGCATCGGCGAGACCAGCGACCCGCGCTACCGCGACCTGAGCCGCGACCAACTGTACGACGTGCTGTACCAGCAGGCGTCCTACGTGGCGGCGGAGACCGACCGGCACTTCACCGCGCCGGTGTGGATCAGTGAATTCGGCGCGGACGGAAACTCGTCGGCGCCGCAGATCACCCGGGACTGGTTCACCAACTTCGTCGACCATCTCATCCGTACGGACGCGGACTTCGCGTACTGGCCGCTCGTGGGGTGGCTGGAGAACCGGGGCAACAACGGCTGGGGGCTGTTGTTCTGGGACCCCTCGGGTCGCCGGGCGGACGTGTTCAGCGGCGGCGACTGGCGGGCCGACGCCTGGGCCCGGCTGGTCGGCTCCGCGGGCCGGACCGGTCCGGTCGACGCGGTGCCGCGCTGGTCGATGCTGAGCCCCGACCACGGTGACTTCATCCAGTCGCTGCGGATGCGCGCGCGCCCCGACTGGGATTCCGGCGCCCGCAAGGCGGCCTGCCCGGACGGGCAGCGGCTCATCGGCCTGGCGCACACCGGCAACCGCGGGTTGTGCACCGATGTGACGGCCGCCGATCTGTGGGCGCCGTCGGGGGCGTACACCGTCGTGACCGACGAACGGTACGTCCAGCCGGGCAACGACTGGGCGTCGGGTTACACGAAGCTGCAGTGCCCGGCCGGGTCCTTCCTCATCGGCTACGCCGTCCGGGGGGCCGCGGTGTCGAGCGCGTTGTGCGCGGCGTCGGGCGCCGCGCTGGGCACGGCCGGGCGCACGGTGTGGTTCGACCGCGGCGACAACCGCCCGGCCGGTGGCGCGGGCGGCGACTTCGCGTACGGCCGGTACAAGGGCCAGTGCGGCGGGCAGGAGTACGCGGCGGGCATCGCGTACACGGGCCGGTTCGGTTCGTCCCGCACGCCGGACGCCCTGTACTGCCGCAGCCTGCGCTGA